The window CTGTATATGTagaaaggaaataaataataaagaggTTGAGCTACTAATGAATCATatcatattaataattaataaatgtattagtacctcttatttattttgaaaaggtGGTTGACCAAGCTTTTGAGTAGTCACTCCTAAGAATGCAGAATTATTATtgagaagaaaacaaagaaaaatgacaTATACAAATGAGACGTTACCAATACCATTACCAATATTATCACGAATATTTTGTCGTTTTGCTACATATTTATCATCGAGTGGCACCGGCGGTTGAAAAGAGAACTGCGACAGCTTCATCTTATCTTCTACATACGTTGGATTACCTTCCAAATacctaaattaattaagcatTGCAAATTGAATTCCACAATTACAATTATGCAAAATGTTGATTCATCTAATTATGCACATCAAAGAGAAAATAGAACGACCTTCTGAGTTCAACCATAGAACGTAGCCTCTTGTTTGATGGAGAAACATAATAcctatgaataaatataataataataataataaataaataaaatcaatctcaaacaaaccaaaaaaagggGGGACTGACACATCAGCAAACTTAGTGCCGCCTTCAGCCCTAATCCTTAAAATGCGCTGCCAC is drawn from Salvia hispanica cultivar TCC Black 2014 chromosome 6, UniMelb_Shisp_WGS_1.0, whole genome shotgun sequence and contains these coding sequences:
- the LOC125194186 gene encoding methyl-CpG-binding domain-containing protein 2-like isoform X1, producing MEETDAVQAKKVWESVKLYAVRCGLCSKWRLIPSKHKYEEIRAKLGEQMFECERAREWRPLISCRHESDVNQDDSNLRWAMDKPNIPQTPPTWQRILRIRAEGGTKFADVYYVSPSNKRLRSMVELRRYLEGNPTYVEDKMKLSQFSFQPPVPLDDKYVAKRQNIRDNIGNGVTTQKLGQPPFQNK
- the LOC125194186 gene encoding methyl-CpG-binding domain-containing protein 2-like isoform X2, which codes for MEETDAVQAKKVWESVKLYAVRCGLCSKWRLIPSKHKYEEIRAKLGEQMFECERAREWRPLISCRHESDVNQDDSNLRWAMDKPNIPQTPPTWQRILRIRAEGGTKFADVYYVSPSNKRLRSMVELRRYLEGNPTYVEDKMKLSQFSFQPPVPLDDKYVAKRQNIRDNIGVTTQKLGQPPFQNK